One stretch of Enoplosus armatus isolate fEnoArm2 chromosome 1, fEnoArm2.hap1, whole genome shotgun sequence DNA includes these proteins:
- the irx6a gene encoding Iroquois homeobox protein 6a: MVTKEAAMSFSQFGYPYNATSQFFVSANPSTTCCDSISRSVSDGTGGSQTAAAAAAAASFCCPSYENRLLASSRTELNAALGMYSSPYAAAAAASQNYANYFPYSTDPSAIYSSLNPQYDIKDSTGTLHSGITQTAAYYPYDHSLGQYQYDRYGTVDFNGTARRKNATRETTSTLKTWLYEHRKNPYPTKGEKIMLAIITKMTLTQVSTWFANARRRLKKENKMTWSPKNKASDDRKDDLDSSDCKEEKDLHLSDLEDMDEDDCDKMDSDCEKVAADEQDLQRVMAVSGAPQKRDCGSELHLSLTNSFHAFPCAIKGVTTLPPLPSDFLDPIVSKAPSSTGSPGTLSLSHFETSDKPRIWSLARTAASGVILSPQQHGLELRTGNSTGDCQLQNTRLTGAPTGQCGGMRGLHESSSVTNTESPFPEGSSLHSKVYGTGSYSHKDLQLHCSSFAALPDTCQYSTIEGFSGGKAETQPSDLSEACGTVQDDKVTAFRPVMKR; the protein is encoded by the exons ATGGTAACAAAAGAAGCAGCTATGTCTTTCTCGCAATTTGGATACCCTTACAATGCAACTTCACAG TTTTTCGTGTCGGCAAACCCCAGTACGACTTGCTGCGATTCGATTTCCAGGTCGGTCTCTGACGGGACAGGCGGCTCTCAGaccgccgctgccgccgccgccgccgcctcttTCTGCTGCCCGTCCTACGAGAACCGGCTCCTGGCGAGCAGCCGGACGGAGCTGAACGCCGCGCTGGGGATGTACAGCTCTCCCTACGCCGCAGCGGCCGCCGCCAGCCAGAACTACGCCAACTACTTCCCCTACAGCACCGACCCATCCGCTATCTACTCCTCTCTG aaTCCCCAGTATGACATTAAGGACAGCACAGGCACTTTACACTCTGGCATCACTCAAACGGCTGCATACTATCCTTATGACCACTCACTGGGACAGTATCAGTATGACAG ATACGGGACGGTAGACTTTAATGGCACAGCCAGGAGAAAGAACGCAACTCGTGAAACCACCAGCACCCTGAAAACGTGGCTGTACGAGCACCGCAAGAACCCCTACCCCACCAAGGGAGAGAAGATCATGCTGGCCATCATTACCAAAATGACCCTCACCCAGGTGTCCACCTGGTTCGCCAACGCCAGGAGGAGGCTAAAGAAGGAGAACAAGATGACCTGGTCACCAAAGAATAAGGCCAGCGATGACAGGAAGGATGACCT AGATTCTAGTGATTGCAAGGAGGAGAAGGATCTACATCTAAGTGATCTGGAGGACATGGACGAGGACGACTGTGACAAGATGGACAGTGACTGTGAAAAGGTGGCTGCAGATGAGCAGGACCTCCAGAGGGTCATGGCAGTGTCCGGAGCCCCTCAAAAGAGAGACTGCGGCTCCGAGCTGCACCTGAGTTTAACTAACAGCTTCCATGCGTTCCCCTGCGCCATCAAAGGTGTcaccaccctccctcctctcccctccgaCTTCCTGGATCCTATAGTATCCAAGGCACCCTCCTCTACCGGCTCCCCAGGAACGCTGTCCCTGTCTCACTTCGAAACATCGGATAAGCCTCGGATTTGGTCTCTGGCTCGCACGGCGGCTTCGGGGGTCATACTGAGCCCCCAACAGCACGGCTTGGAGCTGAGGACAGGCAACTCAACCGGGGACTGCCAGCTCCAGAACACCAGGCTTACCGGGGCTCCTACTGGACAGTGTGGGGGCATGAGAGGCCTCCATGAATCTAGCAGTGTCACTAACACTGAGAGCCCCTTTCCTGAGGGCTCATCCTTGCACTCAAAAGTCTATGGCACTGGCAGCTACAGTCACAAGGACCTCCAACTGCACTGTTCATCCTTTGCTGCACTCCCAGACACATGTCAGTACTCCACTATTGAAG GATTCTCTGGTGGCAAAGCAGAGACACAGCCATCTGACCTCAGCGAAGCCTGTGGGACCGTGCAGGATGACAAGGTCACTGCGTTCAGACCGGTGATGAAGAGGTGA